A stretch of DNA from Cydia fagiglandana chromosome 24, ilCydFagi1.1, whole genome shotgun sequence:
tcaaattattaccgctataaTTGTCGGATTAGGAACCACAaccttacttctgcgaagttctttctagtgctaaaaaaacaaactatacataacagtgagatacgagattttttcaaagtagtgtcGAATTGTTGAGTTGTTTTTTATTAACCTCACTAAAAGTATGTTCTGGTTTTGACACAACCTTGCCTATCGTTTTGGTGATTGTCGCGTATCTCTCGCATGACTTTCACTTCTTTTCGCATGCACTAGCGTGAGCCCTCTTAAAAGTCGAATCAGAATACAATACACAAAAAAGTAGATCAAAACTATAACAAGTTGTTGAACAGAATCGGACGCACGTTTTTCTGCAGCaagctacagatgtagtgcataaatgttttccatcgtattttctcggaaacgttcgtgtttgtcgtgctacttcagtcaacctcggtACTTTCTGTACGGAGACTGGCTGATAGCAAggcacgttcgtaagtttccgtgaaaatacgatggaaaataattatgcactacaattAGTAGACTGACTGGtcattttagtatctgagatagaTAGAATCAGAATGTAGGTAAAAACAAAAATAGTAGCAATGTAACAGCATGCTAAACCGTTTATTTGTGGACACGAAAGAAGCGACGTAACTTAGAAAAGTGGCCTCAAGGCGAGCGTAGCGGAGCGTCAAGCGTCAGAGCAGCGTGCACTGATGtgtacgtttgcatttgttgaACCGCGTAAGACCACGTACGTTGTACACTCCGTGTATATTGACcgtgtatataattatattgaatTTGAATCTTTCATAAACCAAATAAAGCAGCAAGACAAGGCAACAAACTGCTTGGTATTAAGCCTGGCCGCGTAgtcaacatgccaatcgcttacgctacgtagcgatcgaaacggaACTGTCACTGtcccactaatatggaagagtgatagagagatacaAAACGTTTCGTCGttgaagcgatagcgattgccACCTTGGCTAAGCCAGCTGGATCGCTAAACGCTGCACCGCACGCTCCGCTCGAGCGACAACTCCACCCTTATAAGGACAGAAATAGTTTAATATGGGTTTTAAACTTTCGTGGTATAAGTGCTGCAGCGCAGTGAGGGAGCGACCGCTTAGAAGGCCAGAAACAGCTTGGCGTTAATCCTGGGTCGCCAGACGTGGTACAGGTGCTGGAGTGCAGCCAGGTGGCGCGCGAGCGCGCGTGCGCGCGACCAGCACGCCGCGGCGGCCGCGTGCAGCGGCGCGCGCGTGCAGCGGCACACGTGCCGGGCCAGCGGACGCTTGGATTCCGTCCTGGAACATGGTGTTTCCAGGTTAAACTACTGTCTCCAGTAGATTTTATATTATGGGGCGTTTATTATCTATAGAGTTGTAGACCATTGTCTTGACAAATTCAAAGGTATTCTCCAAGTCAAGAAGTCAAGACTTGAAGTCGGAGCGCGCGTGCGTGTCGGTCTGCCGTCATAGCGCCGTGTCGAACATCTGCAGTGACCACATGATTACATCGTCATTGAGACAGGACGTGGAAGTCCTGGAACTGACCTGAAGTCGGAGCGCGCGTACGTGTCGGTCTGTCGTCATAGCGCCGTGTCGAACATCTGCAGTGACCACATGATCACATCGTCCTTGAGACAGGACGTGGAAGTCCTGGAACTGACCTGAAGTCGGAGCACGCGTACGTGTCGGTCTGTCGTCATAGCGCCGTGTCGAACATCTGCAGTGACCACATGATCACATCGTCCTTGAGACAGGACGTGGAAGTCCTGGAACTGACCTGAAGTCGGAGCACGCGTACGTGTCGGTCTGTCGTCATAGCGCCGTGTCGAACATCTGCAGTGACCACATGATCACATCGTCCTTGAGACAGGACGTGGAAGTCCTGGAACTGACCTGAAGTCGGAGCACGCGTACGTGTCGGTCTGTCGTCATAGCGCCGTGTCGAACATCTGCAGTGACCACATGATCACATCGTCCTTGAGACAGGACGTGGAAGTCCTGGAACTGACCTGAAGTCGGAGCGCGCGTACGTGTCGGTCTGTCGTCATAGCGCCATGTCGAACATCTGCAGTGACCACATGATCACATCGTCCTTGAGACAGGACGTGGAAGTCCTGGAACTGACCTGAAGTCGGAGCGCGCGTGCGTGTCGGTCTGCCGTCATAGCACCGTGTCGAACATCTGCAGTGACCACATGATCACATCGTCCTTGAGACAGGACGTGGAAGTCCTGGAACTGACCTGAAGTCGGAGCGCGCGTGCGTGTCGGTCTGCCGTCATAGCGCCGTGTCGAACATCTGCAGTGACCGCATGATCACGTCGTCCTTGACACAGGAAGTGGAAGTCCTGGAACTGACCTGAAGTCGGAGCGCGCGTGCGTGTCGGTCTGCCGCCATAGCGCCGTGTCGAACATCTGCAGTGACCGCATGATCACGTCGTCCTTGAGGCAGGACGTGGAAGTCCTGGAACTGACCTGAAGTCGGAGCGCGCGTACGTGTCGGTCTGCCGTCATAGCGCCGTGTCGAACATCTGCAGTGACCGCATGATCACGTCGTCCTTGAGACAGGACGTGGAAGTCCTGGAACTGACCTGAAGTCGGAGCGCGCGTGCGTGTCGGTCTGCCGTCATAGCGCCGTGTCGAACATCTGCAGTGACCGCATGATCACATCGTCCTTGAGACAGGACGTGGAAGTCCTGGAACTGACCTGAAGTCGGAGCGCGCGTGCGTGTCGGTCTGCCGTCATAGCGCCGTGTCGAACATCTGCAGTGACCGCATGATCACGTCGTCCTTGAGGCAGGACTCGAGGAACTCCTCGATGGTGATCACGCCGTCCTGATTCAAGTCTAGCTTGTGGAACACTCGGTCGACCTGGAAAAGGTATAAAGGGTTTTGTAAATTCCGTTATTTTACAAATTCTAGGTCAAAAATGTGTGACTGAAAACTTTGTCATAGATGCGTAAGGGTTTCCCCAcatgtcgacgcggaatcggcaaaatccgataggaaaaagctttatgtcaacgcaataagagcgaaaatgtcgtcgtttggctcggtttgcatcggccggcgcctgccgacaCGTCGTCGACgggtttttcgctcttattgcgtggacaaaAAGcgttttcctatcggcttttgccgaatgcgcgtcgatatatctggggagaccctaagggcgtatatatagatagatataatATAAGCCCCCTCTAATACTATAAAGAAATTTTAGTTGAGCTTCGCTAATCCAGAACACACAGGAAATCAACTGttatttgtgtattttattatattttgcaTTTTCAATATTACCTCACTTCCAAAGTTACCCCAATACACCTTGTTATTTCTAAAAGAAGATAAGTAAAATCAGGGTAGGTACACCGACATGCTACCATCGAGAAATTACCACtaggtaatattaatattattgtaatCTGTTAGCCAATGTGAAGACATCAAAAATTACTTAGGTATTAGTTACTTAACTATCCTCAAGTTTACATAAAGAATGCCCAGCCCAGTCAAGCGCGAATATAAAGTCCGCCATTTTCCAGTCGGCTGCTTTCTTCAAGCTACATAGTTTAACGTTAGTTTACTATGCTCTTAGCAAGACAGTTTATTGTGAGATCAGCTTAAATTGTTATATATAAGAGTCAACAAGtttattaggtacatttttaacTAGATATTCaaagtaaaattaattaattaaataattacgtCATTAAATCAGACAACTTGTTACCGGTGCTATTGTTACTTACTCTCGCATGAGGTGATAATACCTCTTCATTAGCCTTAGATGTCGTCCAGTCTCGCATGAGGTGATAGTACCTGTTCATTAGCCTTAGCGTCGTCCAGTCTCGCATAAGGCGACACCGGCGGCGCCCGACGCTCCAGCAACTCATGCGCGCACGGTTACCACGACTTCAGCTAGCTCCCCGCGTGTGATGGTACTAATAGCACCATACCTGTTCATTACCCTTAGCATCGTCCAGTCTCGCATAAGGCGACCCGGGCGTTGCCCGACGCCCCAGCAACTCATGCGCGCACGGCTACCACGGCTTCAGCTAGCTCCCCGCGTGTGATGGCACTAATATCACCATACTTGTTCATTAGCCTTAACGTCGTCCAGTCTCGCATGAGGCGACCCCGGTGGCGCCCGACGCCCCAGCAACTCATGAAACACTACCACGGCCTCAGCTAGCTCCCCGCGCGTGATGGCATTATACCTGTTCATTAGCCTTAGCGTCGTCCAGTCTCGCATGAGGCGACCCGGGCGGCGCCTGACGCCCCAGCAACTCATGCACGGCTACCACGACTTTAGCCAGCTCGCCGCGCGTGATGGCACCATCATTATAATACCTGTTCATTAGCCTTAGCGTCGTCCAGTCTCGCATGAGGCGACCCGGGCGGCGCCCGACGCCCCAGCAACTCATGCACGGCTACCACGACTTCAGCCAGCTCGCCGCGAGTGATGGCGCCATCGCCGTCCACGTCGTACAGACGGAAGGCCCAGCGGAGCCGCTCGTAGACGGAGCCCCGGAGGAGCGTCGATAGGGTTACTAGGAGCTCCTGTGGACAATAATGGATAAGTTACTGTGGCAATTAAAAGTTGGGTAATAATTAGTTTTGTCCTCTCGTTGAAATCTATCACGTGAACCTACGCCCACGACAGGCTATGCGATGTGCGAAATACGGGAACTGATAACGAAGATCACGATCGAGCGTAAACATTTGAACTCTCGTTTGCACGAATATGTAGGCTGTATAATAACTAATGCGCTCTGGCTGGACCTCACTTTCGCGCACAAAaccatgtaggtacctaaaacaaTTTTTTCCTCATAAAAAATTCTAAGCCGTTCCTTGGCTGATTAATTCTAAACTAAGTAGTATAATGATTTCATGAAACAGAGTTAGTAGAGACCTGATTCATGAAACTAAATCTGAAGTTGAATAGGTATCTGATGTCAGGATTAATTTATGCACCTACtatattttcttattaattaaaaaagtagTTAATTACTTTAGATTAGGTAATTGAATACCGTGCCGAACGGTGCCACAGTGCAATAAATATGAAATTCCTAACAGGCTGCAACTCGAAACTTGCAGCTAGTCACAATTAGACATTGTGCAGTTTCATAGTTTGGAGCGGAGTTTGTCGGCTTTTTAACTCAGTTCTGAGTTTTAAACTAACTAGCCTAGTTTAGTTATTTATGGGTACAGCGGGTCACATAATATGTTTGTGAATGTTATCAATAGTAAAGCTTGGTAAAGCCTAATTAATAGTTGTAAAAATAGTAATAGTAAGCGTAAAAATAGTAAACACACattgtcgtaaatagctattagggtcatgcatgtgttaaattagtctttacgtttaggttactatttttacttttgtatatcatgttttactttgtgctcacatattatgtcaaatgaattgcgtggaatgttttatatctagttataagtctaggattcatgctcctttcatacgtgcttaatattgtatctatttataagtctaggattcgtgctcctttcatacgtgcttataattaacgagattggcagaaataaataaaattcactctgcatataatacccactagttcagagatacaaatcgcccggccattcctatataaacccgcgccatttgtagcatattcagagaactcagagagcttaactctatcacttgcctgaacactctccagtaaataaactcagatatatgtgtttttatttcacacaacacatattccggtaaatggaggtatagcggacttcgagacagcacgacggccagcgcgttccagcggcgagtttctacgcttcacccaacgaacccctcatcacgaaaagttacagtctacactccacagtttGGTCCTTTTGAAGCCGGAtgaagatagaaaaacgtacgcgctgagtttcaagcgacatagcttaattcagaatcaagaaagaaacacgtacgcgctgagtttcaagcgacattgcttaactcagacggcaaaaaagaaacaagtacgcgctgagttttaagcgacattgcttgactcagacggcaagactgaataaagaacgcgctgggcctagaggttcgcttcggctcagacccaaccccaatacctttccgtacccatttaccggcttgccggtcggaccgtgcagcgtgtaggtcgtcctccgctcacgtgtcctggcaactttcgttgcatgtgtcacatggttGATACCCACACACTGCTTTCGAACGTTCTAGGCATTGCACTTTGCCATTGCGGGAGATTCAGTGCCACGAGGGATCCACGCTACGCTTAGGGCCTGACGTTGCGCTCAGTAACGGTCAGTCATAGATATAGGCAGGTCAAGTTAGGGACCCCCGCGTGTgttaagtgaagtgaagtggttCCAGCCAGAAAGATGTCCGAAAAGGAAGCAAGGAGCCTACGACCACGCACCAAGGGCCCGCCTGCGCCCGCAGCCAGCATGGACACCCCTACCCCCTCGTCCGGTAAGACTACGTCCGGCGAGACAAATACGTGGAGCAAGGGCACCAGTGGCAACCCGAATACTACCGGTGGAAACGAGTCGGTACACTCGGAAACGTTAGATGCCACGGTAGTAAATCGTAGTAGGTCAGGTACGCTAGTGAATAAAGACGCCGATGCGCCGCCGTCGCCGTCGCGGGCGccgtctaatcgcgattcacatAAAAGTCGCAAATCGGTTAGGGAACGCGATAAACAATTGGCCGTGCTAATGGCCGAGCTCGAGGTTCATAAAGCCCGTCTGGTCGTTGCTAAGACAgagtccgacactgcaaatttacggctgcaggttgcgcaactgaaggcgcagtctgacggcagcagtgacgcgaccgtcgaagaACGTACCAGAAGTTGGGTAGAACGACAAGCGAGGTTACAGCACGAGATCGCACAGGAAAACGTTAAAATCCCGCCGCCGAAACAGACCGCGCCACCGCCGCCGCGGGCAGCCGTCGAACGTACTAGCAAACCAACCCCGCGCACTTTAGAGGTACCGCACGGTACCTACGCGCCAATGTACCATAAACCGCCGGAATTACCTGCATTCGGCGGAGATATCTCCGAATGGATATCATTTAGGGCAGAGTTCGAAGATACGTCGCCCATGTTTAGTGCCGTCAATAACGTCAGTCGGATTAGGCGCGCACTTAAGGGCGAAGCTCGGACGGccgtaaaatcaataatgtacacggttcaggatccgtacgagataatggaagcgctggaacggcagttcggcgaccctgaggagattgttcttacggaaattcataacgttaaacgcatgccgcgtttatccgaagacaattctaatataaccTCATTCGCGGCGCATGTAGCGAATGCCGTCGCCACCATTAGATCCTTGCGTCAAGAGAAATACTTGCACGCGCCTGAGCTCGTGAATAAAATCGTGGATAAATTGAATCTGATAGTGCGCTGTGAATGGGCCAAATACAGGCAGTCTAACGTAGAATCACCCGGGTTAGTTGCGATTTCCGAGTTTCTTAACGAAATTAGCACTGCGGCCAAGCGCATAAACCGACATAAGCCGTCTAACAGGTCACGGAATGCAGTGaacgcggtttcctctgtgcgcgaaccgaggagatcgagccaagctctctctgggtcTCCCGCCCCCGCGTTCTACCGTGACACGTCTGACGAATCACGGAGTGTAGTGAGTGCGGTTTCTTCTGTGCGCGAACCTAgaagatcgagccaagctctctctgggtcTCGCGCCCCCGCATTCTACCGTGATACGTCTGGTGGATCGCGAAGTGAACGAagcgcggtttcctctgtgcgcgagcCCAGTCGATCGAGCAGCGCTCTCACTGGGTCCCGCGCCCCCGCGTCCTTTCGCGACTATAGTTCGGATTCGGAGTCAGATTCCCGCGAATTATACACACGTGATACGAGAAATAGATCGCGTTCTAATAAATCGACTATAGCTCAAGTAAAGCACCGCgatagtaatttaaaaaaaaagccagCGTCAACCAGAGCTCAGCCCAGGCAGCAGACATCGTCTGTCTCTGTCTCGCGCGATGCGTGCGCCATATGTAAGAACGGCAAAGAACACAAAGTTAGTGAGTGTTCGAAATTTCTAGCCGCGACTATATCTGAGCGATGGGACTTGGCAAAGGGTGCTAAATTGTGCTGTAGATGTTTAGGCGCGAGTCACCCTAAGCCTTATGGGTGCCAATATGTCGCGTGTGGCATGAATCAGTGCGAAGCCGGACATAATAAACTATTACACGGTCGAAACGcggccgcgtccgcgaacgGTAATAGAGTCCCGGCAGCACCTGCAGTACTCAATGTTAGACTGCCGCAGACGTGTCACAAAGTCATGCCTGTAGAGGTGTCGGAACCGTTAGGTACCGTCCAAACCCTCGCGCCACTTGACGAAGGCGCGACAATGACTTTGACGCTACACGAAACTGCGGACAGAATCGCGCCCGCGGTACAATTGGT
This window harbors:
- the LOC134676194 gene encoding Kv channel-interacting protein 1 is translated as MATPPESPVEEHAYELEPTRTPKPIPVALEELCRQTKFSKQEIRVMYRGFKTECPEGVVHEDSFKDIYAKFFPHGNSALYAHYVFKAFDVNCSGAISFRELLVTLSTLLRGSVYERLRWAFRLYDVDGDGAITRGELAEVVVAVHELLGRRAPPGSPHARLDDAKANEQVDRVFHKLDLNQDGVITIEEFLESCLKDDVIMRSLQMFDTAL